The Chitinophagaceae bacterium nucleotide sequence TGGCAGTATTAATTTCACTGATCGTTGAAACATTTTCCTGATTGGCCATGAATGCTTCGTTCACAATCATACTTACTGTTCTTGCACTAACAAAACCGGGTACATCGGCAGTTTCATAAAAAGGAACCTGCCATTGATTGAATAAATCCTGAAACAGTTGCTGCTGTTGAGATGAAAATTCAATACAATTTCTGCTGATGAACAAAGGCCAGTGGTTGAAACGGGCAATGGAAAATTGTTCGGCCTGTAATTCTTTCAATGTATGAACTACTGATCCAATCAACACCGGGATGGAAGTTGATCTATAATGGCTGATCCGTTCTGGATATTCTTCAAATTCAAGATCTATCAAACAATCAAAGCCGGTTAAACCTGCTGCAGGAATTTCTTTTGCAAATACAGATTCTGTGCCTTCAAACGGGATTTTTTTTCCGAATAAGGAGGAAACAGGGTTGCTGCAAATGATGAGAATTTTCATGTGTTCATTTTATTACCTTTTGGCCACATAGTATATCCAAAAAAATTATCATCGCTGTTTGTATAAATTAGCTCCCTGCCTGAATTGACAGAGTCGGGCAGGGAGCTAATTTTTATGGATATTTCATGCCCCGCAAATTTACAGAGCTGAAAACCGAAACAGGATTTTTTTCTTACTTCTAAAAAACTATGTTTGCGGTATCATGGAAAAGAAAATCATTGAAACCGCTCAGGCACCTGCACCTATCGGTCCATATAATCAGGCAGTAGCTGCCGGAGGCTTTGTATTTATCTCCGGGCAAATTTGTATTAAACCGGGAAGCAGTGATCTCAATAATCCGGACATTCAGACAGAAACTCACCAGGTGATGAATAACCTGAAAGCTATTCTTACAGAAGCAGGATTAGATTTCAGCAATATTGTAAAAACAACCATCTTCCTGAGTGATATGAACCTGTTCAGTGATGTGAATGAAATCTATGGCAAGTATTTCAGTGGTGCATTTCCTGCCCGTGAAACAATTGCTGTAAAGGGATTACCCAAAAATGTTAATGTGGAAATCAGCATGATTGCGGCAATGTAAATCAATAAAAAAAGGTTGATCAATTGATCAACCTTTTTTCTTTAGAGTTTTATTTCTTCTTCATGATTATCGAAGAAATGATATTCGGTAAGATGATAAGATGTATTTGCTTTCACCTTGATCTTTTGTTTGTATTTCCAGCTCCATTTCATTCTTCTTGATGGTAATCCTTTTCTCAAATAGGCTTCCATAATCGGATGAACAGAAATGGTGAGGCCATTGTGTTTCTGCATTACCAGGTAACTGAGGTTTTTTTCTATTTCATCTTCCAGTATTAATGCTGATGAAACCTTACCTGTACCATTACAGCTTGGGCAAACTTCCTGTGTGTTGATGTT carries:
- a CDS encoding RidA family protein; the encoded protein is MEKKIIETAQAPAPIGPYNQAVAAGGFVFISGQICIKPGSSDLNNPDIQTETHQVMNNLKAILTEAGLDFSNIVKTTIFLSDMNLFSDVNEIYGKYFSGAFPARETIAVKGLPKNVNVEISMIAAM